The Immundisolibacter cernigliae genome has a window encoding:
- the topA gene encoding type I DNA topoisomerase — translation MNPAKTVVVVESPAKAKTIKKYLGPGYEVFASYGHVRDLVAKEGAVQTEHNFAMRYEGIERNSRHVDAIAKAMRGADQLLLATDPDREGEAIAWHLAELLRERKVLADKPVHRVVFHEITQRAIQEAVDHPGEISMDLVNAQQARRALDYLVGFNISPLLWKKIRRGLSAGRVQSPALRLIVEREEEIEAFVPREYWTLDATVGKGKAAFAAKLAQFEGEKIEQFSVIDAERAGLIRSTIEQQTKGRLQVAAITRRSRKRNPGPPFITSTLQQEASKRFGFTGQRTMRIAQQLYEGIDIGSGPVGLITYMRTDSTSLAQEAVAEIRELIAQRFGSDTLPKSPNVFKTKSKNAQEAHEAIRPSSAARTPESVRAYLSADQLKLYTLVWNRTIACQMNPAVIDTVAVDLCPPGHAPTLLRATGSTVREPGFLAVYDNREDGEQADANLPALEVDELVELRALEANQHFTEPPPRFNEASLIKALEEFGIGRPSTYASIITTLQQREYVQLDGKRFMPTDVGRVVSRFLTEFFTQYVDYDFTARLEDELDAVSRGETEWLPVLERFWKPFHEQVVKTGSVERRDITQQQLDEACPECGKPLAIRLGKRGNFIGCTAYPECKYTRDIKPATGEPEPPLELLDRKCPECGGDLAYKRGRYGRFIGCVNYPTCKHVEPLNKPKDTGISCPDCKQGTLMERKSRYGKLFYSCSRYPDCKYAVWDPPVAQPCPKCGHAIMTIKTTKRRGVEKLCPDKACGYREPAPELAESAA, via the coding sequence ATGAACCCAGCAAAAACCGTCGTCGTCGTCGAATCCCCGGCCAAGGCCAAAACCATCAAGAAGTACCTCGGCCCCGGCTATGAGGTATTTGCCTCCTACGGCCACGTCAGGGACCTGGTGGCCAAGGAAGGGGCGGTGCAAACCGAACACAACTTCGCCATGCGCTACGAGGGTATCGAGCGCAACAGCCGGCACGTCGATGCCATCGCCAAGGCGATGCGAGGCGCCGACCAGCTGCTGCTGGCCACTGACCCGGACCGGGAAGGCGAAGCCATTGCCTGGCATCTGGCGGAGCTGCTGCGCGAGCGCAAGGTGCTCGCCGACAAGCCGGTGCACCGGGTGGTTTTTCACGAAATCACGCAGCGGGCGATCCAGGAGGCGGTCGACCACCCGGGCGAAATTTCCATGGACCTGGTCAACGCCCAGCAGGCGCGCCGGGCGCTTGACTATCTGGTCGGCTTCAACATCTCACCGCTGCTGTGGAAAAAGATCCGCCGCGGTCTGTCGGCCGGGCGCGTACAAAGCCCGGCGCTGCGCCTGATCGTCGAGCGCGAGGAGGAAATCGAGGCCTTCGTGCCGCGCGAGTACTGGACGCTGGACGCCACCGTCGGCAAGGGCAAGGCCGCCTTTGCCGCCAAACTGGCACAGTTCGAAGGCGAGAAGATCGAGCAGTTCAGCGTGATCGACGCCGAGCGCGCCGGGCTGATCCGCAGCACCATCGAGCAGCAGACCAAGGGCCGGCTGCAGGTGGCCGCCATCACCCGCCGCTCGCGCAAGCGCAACCCCGGTCCGCCGTTCATCACCTCTACCCTGCAGCAGGAAGCGTCCAAGCGCTTCGGCTTCACCGGCCAGCGCACCATGCGCATCGCCCAGCAGCTGTACGAGGGTATCGATATCGGCAGCGGCCCGGTCGGCCTGATCACCTACATGCGCACCGACTCCACCAGCCTGGCGCAGGAGGCGGTGGCCGAAATCCGGGAGCTCATCGCCCAGCGATTTGGCAGCGACACGCTGCCCAAGTCGCCCAATGTGTTCAAGACCAAGAGCAAGAACGCGCAGGAGGCCCACGAGGCGATCCGGCCCAGCTCCGCGGCGCGCACGCCCGAGTCGGTGCGGGCGTACCTGAGCGCCGACCAGCTGAAGCTCTACACCCTGGTCTGGAACCGCACCATTGCCTGTCAGATGAACCCGGCGGTGATCGACACCGTGGCGGTCGACCTGTGCCCACCCGGCCATGCGCCAACGCTGCTGCGGGCGACCGGCTCCACGGTGCGCGAACCGGGTTTCCTGGCCGTTTACGACAACCGCGAGGACGGTGAACAGGCCGATGCGAATCTGCCGGCGCTGGAGGTGGACGAACTGGTCGAACTGCGCGCGCTCGAGGCGAACCAGCACTTCACCGAGCCGCCGCCGCGCTTCAACGAAGCCAGCCTGATCAAGGCGCTGGAGGAATTCGGCATCGGCCGGCCGTCGACCTACGCCAGCATCATCACCACGCTCCAGCAGCGCGAATACGTGCAGCTCGACGGCAAGCGCTTCATGCCCACCGACGTCGGTCGCGTGGTCAGCCGCTTTCTGACCGAGTTCTTCACCCAGTACGTCGATTACGACTTCACCGCCCGCCTGGAGGACGAACTGGACGCGGTCTCACGCGGCGAAACGGAGTGGCTGCCGGTACTCGAGCGCTTCTGGAAACCGTTCCACGAACAGGTGGTGAAAACCGGCTCCGTTGAGCGGCGCGACATTACGCAGCAGCAGCTGGATGAAGCCTGCCCCGAATGCGGCAAGCCGCTGGCGATCCGCCTGGGCAAGCGCGGCAACTTCATCGGATGCACGGCCTACCCGGAGTGCAAGTACACGCGGGACATCAAGCCGGCCACCGGTGAGCCGGAGCCGCCGCTGGAACTGCTCGACCGCAAGTGTCCGGAGTGTGGCGGCGATCTGGCCTACAAGCGCGGTCGTTACGGGCGCTTCATAGGCTGCGTGAACTACCCCACCTGCAAGCATGTGGAGCCGCTGAACAAACCCAAGGACACCGGCATCAGCTGCCCGGACTGCAAACAGGGCACGCTCATGGAGCGCAAGTCCCGCTACGGCAAACTGTTTTATTCCTGCAGTCGTTACCCGGACTGCAAATACGCCGTCTGGGATCCGCCGGTGGCCCAGCCGTGCCCGAAGTGCGGACACGCCATCATGACCATCAAGACCACCAAGCGGCGCGGCGTCGAGAAATTGTGCCCCGACAAGGCCTGCGGCTATCGGGAGCCGGCGCCGGAGCTGGCCGAAAGCGCCGCCTGA
- the def gene encoding peptide deformylase, translating to MALLDILTYPDPRLRQRASPVDAVNAQVRQLAEDMAQTMYAAKGIGLAATQVGVAKRVVVMDLSAEHDQLQVLINPRVVARDGSQECEEGCLSVPDVYETVERALRVTVSYLDRDGEARQMDADGLLAVCVQHEIDHLDGKLFVDYLSRLKQDRLRKKADKRQRDEARP from the coding sequence ATGGCGCTGCTGGACATTCTTACCTACCCTGATCCGAGACTGCGCCAGCGGGCGAGCCCGGTGGATGCGGTCAATGCGCAGGTCAGGCAGCTGGCCGAGGACATGGCGCAGACCATGTATGCCGCCAAGGGCATTGGCCTTGCTGCCACCCAGGTCGGCGTGGCAAAGCGTGTCGTGGTGATGGATCTGAGCGCCGAGCACGACCAGCTGCAGGTGCTGATCAACCCGCGCGTGGTCGCCCGCGACGGCAGCCAGGAGTGCGAGGAAGGCTGCCTGTCGGTGCCTGACGTGTATGAAACCGTCGAGCGCGCCCTGCGGGTGACCGTGAGCTATCTCGACCGCGACGGCGAGGCGCGGCAAATGGACGCCGATGGCCTGCTGGCGGTGTGCGTGCAGCACGAGATCGACCACCTGGACGGCAAGCTGTTCGTGGACTACCTGTCGCGCCTGAAGCAGGATCGCTTGCGCAAGAAGGCCGACAAGCGCCAGCGCGACGAAGCACGTCCTTGA
- a CDS encoding sulfatase-like hydrolase/transferase gives MSVSRTGFLPFRFWAWAWFVAWLLLLGQAPAAHLAGLPAGVFFVVAAAGYAALYLLPLLLAPLLGRLAARMVGAGAGRLLSGAWLTLWSAFVQLVLVVDLLVFRQFGFHLNGFVWNLVSTPGGVESMGAGTATWATALGVAVPTLAANAGLLWLCRRQAGAHARAGRWLRPALAALLVCAVGERLAYGVSHFTGRADVLAAAGALPFYQPTTFRHLAQSLGFTPASRQPDKLRAAGGSFVYPLAPLRLEPPPRLPNIVWLVAESLRADALDAGIMPATSAFADQALRFDRHYSSGNGTRMGMFGMFYGLYGKDWFPVLEGGRPPLLMDALRQLDYRIEAWSSARFSYPEFDRTLFAGLPHSALHDGAQGEGWQRDRINVGQMLEFVRDAAQAPDRRPFMSFMFFESPHARYYFPPENAIRKPYLETFNYATVSLTRDIELIRNRYLNACNHLDSQFARVFDEIERLGLQNDTIVIVTGDHGEEFMEKGRWGHNSSFVEEQIRVPLVLRVPGVAPRRVAAMSSHLDLPATLLSRLGVRNAPHELSLGHDLLGRRQRQSTVISDWSSVAWVAADYKAVYPLASAGFANAGTFTPDDRAVADADAVRAAHREDLAQLLDGLSRFHRRAVR, from the coding sequence ATGAGCGTTTCGCGCACGGGCTTTCTCCCCTTTCGTTTCTGGGCCTGGGCGTGGTTCGTCGCTTGGCTGCTGCTACTGGGACAGGCGCCGGCCGCGCACCTGGCCGGCCTGCCGGCCGGTGTCTTCTTCGTGGTTGCCGCGGCCGGTTACGCGGCGCTTTATCTGTTGCCTCTGCTGCTGGCGCCGCTGCTGGGCCGGCTCGCTGCGCGAATGGTGGGGGCAGGCGCCGGTCGGCTGCTGAGCGGGGCCTGGCTGACGCTGTGGAGTGCCTTCGTACAGCTCGTGCTGGTCGTGGATTTGCTGGTGTTTCGCCAGTTCGGCTTTCACCTGAACGGCTTTGTATGGAACCTGGTCAGCACGCCCGGTGGCGTCGAGTCCATGGGCGCGGGTACGGCCACGTGGGCCACGGCGCTCGGCGTCGCCGTGCCGACCTTGGCGGCTAACGCCGGGCTGCTGTGGCTGTGCCGTCGCCAGGCAGGTGCGCACGCGAGGGCCGGGCGGTGGCTGCGACCGGCTCTCGCGGCGCTGCTGGTGTGCGCGGTAGGGGAGCGGTTGGCGTATGGCGTCAGCCATTTCACGGGTCGCGCCGATGTGCTCGCGGCGGCCGGTGCGCTGCCGTTCTATCAGCCGACGACCTTTCGCCACCTCGCGCAGTCGCTGGGCTTCACGCCGGCATCCCGCCAGCCGGACAAGCTCCGGGCGGCGGGCGGGTCGTTTGTCTACCCGCTGGCGCCGCTGCGTCTTGAGCCGCCGCCGCGCCTGCCCAACATCGTCTGGCTGGTGGCCGAGTCCCTGCGGGCGGATGCGCTGGATGCCGGCATCATGCCGGCCACCAGCGCCTTCGCCGACCAGGCGCTGCGTTTCGACCGGCATTACAGCAGCGGCAACGGCACACGCATGGGCATGTTCGGCATGTTCTACGGGCTGTACGGCAAGGATTGGTTCCCGGTGCTGGAAGGCGGTCGACCGCCGCTGCTGATGGACGCTCTGCGTCAGCTCGACTATCGCATCGAGGCCTGGAGCAGCGCCCGTTTCAGCTACCCGGAGTTCGATCGCACCCTTTTTGCCGGCCTGCCGCACAGTGCCCTGCACGACGGCGCGCAGGGCGAAGGCTGGCAGCGGGACCGCATCAATGTCGGCCAGATGCTCGAATTCGTCCGCGACGCGGCGCAGGCACCGGATCGGCGGCCGTTCATGAGCTTCATGTTCTTCGAGTCGCCCCATGCGCGGTATTACTTTCCGCCGGAAAACGCCATCCGCAAGCCATATCTGGAGACCTTCAACTACGCAACGGTGTCGCTGACGCGCGACATCGAGCTGATCCGCAACCGCTACCTGAACGCGTGCAACCACCTGGACAGCCAGTTCGCGCGCGTGTTCGACGAAATCGAGCGCTTGGGGCTGCAGAACGACACCATCGTCATCGTGACCGGTGACCATGGCGAGGAATTCATGGAGAAGGGCCGCTGGGGCCACAACTCCAGCTTCGTCGAGGAGCAGATTCGCGTGCCGCTGGTGCTGCGCGTACCCGGCGTCGCACCTCGCCGCGTCGCCGCTATGAGCAGTCACCTGGATTTGCCGGCCACGTTGCTGAGCCGTCTGGGCGTGCGCAACGCGCCGCACGAACTGTCCCTGGGTCATGACTTGCTGGGCCGGCGGCAACGTCAATCGACAGTGATTTCCGACTGGTCGAGCGTGGCTTGGGTGGCGGCGGACTACAAGGCGGTGTACCCGCTGGCCAGCGCCGGCTTTGCCAACGCCGGCACCTTTACGCCGGACGATCGGGCGGTTGCGGATGCAGATGCGGTGCGGGCTGCTCACCGGGAGGATCTGGCACAGCTGCTGGATGGCCTGTCGCGCTTTCACCGTCGGGCGGTTCGCTGA
- the dprA gene encoding DNA-processing protein DprA, translating into MDCLAGKTTLADKILAAADIPPRADLDWLQDGQDRQALFLDQPPYPPQLAQIADPPLALLVEGDARLLLAPQIAIVGSRNASPAGRETAFAMASALTQCGLLVTSGLAEGVDGAAHRGALSGSGQTVAVLGTGPDRIYPRQHLNLAQEIRQHGVLVSEQPVGMPPRSFNFPRRNRIISGLSLGVLVVEAGAQSGSLITARLAAEQGREVFAIPGGIHNPLARGCHALIRDGAKLVESVSDILEELPPFERGLSPVSAAPPAAGQPAAATNPVLANMGDSPVSLDLLVARTGLTVAEVSTMLLTLQLDGLVTALPGGLYGRRGPHPAR; encoded by the coding sequence TTGGACTGTCTGGCCGGCAAGACGACGCTGGCCGACAAGATCCTTGCCGCGGCCGACATTCCACCGCGCGCCGACCTCGACTGGCTGCAAGACGGTCAGGACCGGCAGGCACTGTTTCTGGACCAGCCTCCATACCCCCCACAACTGGCGCAAATTGCGGACCCGCCACTGGCGCTGCTGGTGGAAGGTGATGCCCGCTTGCTGCTGGCGCCCCAGATCGCCATCGTCGGCAGCCGCAATGCCTCGCCGGCCGGCCGGGAGACCGCGTTTGCCATGGCCTCGGCGCTTACCCAATGCGGTCTGTTGGTAACCAGCGGCCTGGCCGAAGGCGTGGACGGCGCGGCCCATCGCGGTGCACTGTCCGGCAGCGGCCAGACAGTCGCCGTGCTGGGAACCGGACCGGATCGCATCTATCCGCGCCAGCACCTGAACCTTGCCCAGGAAATCCGCCAACATGGCGTCCTGGTCAGCGAACAGCCGGTGGGTATGCCGCCGCGCAGCTTCAACTTTCCGCGCCGCAACCGGATCATCAGCGGCCTGTCGCTGGGTGTGCTGGTGGTGGAGGCGGGCGCGCAAAGCGGCTCCCTGATCACCGCCCGCCTGGCGGCCGAACAGGGGCGCGAGGTATTCGCCATCCCGGGCGGCATCCACAACCCGCTGGCGCGCGGTTGCCACGCGCTGATTCGCGATGGCGCCAAGCTGGTCGAGAGCGTATCGGACATTCTGGAGGAACTGCCGCCCTTCGAGCGGGGTCTGAGTCCGGTGTCCGCAGCACCGCCGGCCGCCGGCCAGCCGGCGGCCGCCACCAACCCGGTGCTGGCCAATATGGGCGACAGCCCGGTCAGTCTGGACCTGCTGGTGGCCCGCACCGGATTGACGGTGGCAGAAGTTTCCACCATGCTCTTGACGCTACAACTGGATGGCCTGGTGACGGCCCTGCCCGGCGGCCTGTATGGCCGCCGCGGTCCGCACCCGGCACGCTGA
- a CDS encoding LysM peptidoglycan-binding domain-containing protein yields MTRLYRSLIAVLALLPLLMPLHASADDLQLRPDRPDVYVVVRGDTLWDISGRFLTKPWYWPQLWGANPQIANPHLIYPGDRLRLVMTADGPRLMRDGQGHGSGGVSPQVRATPIDTAVPAIPLEHIQAFLEEAVVLHSNRAADFAYVASAADEHIAVGAGDRVYGRRTAAQPGESLDIFRIGDAYRDPESGEALGYNGLFIGRGSVQRAGDPATLSVAKARREVLAGDVLIPTDDSPMKASYMPHAPTTPLRGHIISVVDGVSQIGQYSVVVLSRGQRDGVELGHVLQVQQVPSPIDDPVARQRVQPPGDPAGTVMVFRLFERVSYALVMTANRPMHVLDEVTTP; encoded by the coding sequence ATGACCAGACTTTACCGTTCGCTGATTGCTGTTCTGGCTCTTTTGCCGCTGCTGATGCCGCTGCACGCGAGCGCCGACGATCTTCAGTTGCGACCCGACCGCCCGGACGTTTACGTGGTGGTCCGCGGCGACACGCTGTGGGACATCTCCGGCCGCTTCCTGACCAAGCCCTGGTACTGGCCGCAATTGTGGGGAGCAAACCCGCAGATCGCCAATCCCCACCTCATCTATCCCGGCGACCGGCTGCGCCTGGTGATGACCGCGGACGGCCCGCGCCTGATGCGCGACGGTCAGGGCCACGGCTCGGGCGGGGTATCGCCGCAGGTACGTGCGACGCCCATCGATACCGCCGTGCCGGCCATTCCGCTGGAACACATTCAGGCCTTCCTGGAAGAAGCCGTGGTGCTGCACAGCAACCGGGCGGCTGATTTTGCATACGTTGCCTCGGCCGCGGACGAGCATATCGCCGTGGGCGCGGGCGATCGGGTCTACGGCCGCCGCACAGCCGCACAGCCGGGCGAGTCGCTGGACATCTTTCGCATCGGCGACGCCTACCGCGATCCGGAAAGCGGCGAAGCGCTGGGCTACAACGGGCTGTTCATCGGTCGCGGCAGCGTGCAGCGCGCCGGCGATCCGGCCACGCTGTCGGTGGCCAAGGCGCGCCGCGAAGTACTTGCAGGCGACGTGCTGATACCGACCGACGACAGCCCGATGAAGGCGTCCTACATGCCGCATGCGCCGACCACGCCCCTGCGTGGCCACATCATCAGTGTCGTGGATGGTGTGTCGCAGATCGGCCAGTACAGCGTGGTGGTCCTGAGCCGCGGACAGCGCGATGGGGTGGAACTGGGCCACGTGCTGCAGGTGCAGCAGGTACCGTCGCCGATCGACGACCCGGTCGCTCGCCAGCGCGTGCAGCCGCCGGGTGATCCGGCCGGCACGGTGATGGTGTTTCGGCTTTTCGAGCGGGTCAGCTATGCCCTGGTGATGACGGCCAACCGGCCCATGCACGTGCTGGACGAGGTCACGACCCCCTGA
- a CDS encoding DUF494 family protein, with protein sequence MKESVLDVLMFLLDNYSEDGAMDDDDRDELAGQLASMGFGEGEIDHAFDWLESLAQDDDTATQTDCIPWSDHAQRQFSAQEQYRLTLEARGFLILLGQNPMVDRPSLDRVIDRAMALDLDEIDLDDIKWITLMVIYNRPDTAHLYAYMEELAQPDALRRLQ encoded by the coding sequence ATGAAGGAATCCGTTCTCGACGTGCTGATGTTCCTGCTGGACAACTACAGCGAGGACGGTGCGATGGACGACGATGACCGTGATGAACTGGCCGGCCAGCTGGCCAGCATGGGTTTTGGCGAAGGGGAGATCGACCATGCTTTCGACTGGCTCGAGAGCCTGGCGCAGGATGATGACACGGCCACCCAGACCGACTGCATACCGTGGAGCGACCATGCGCAGCGCCAGTTCTCGGCCCAGGAGCAATACCGGCTGACGCTGGAAGCGCGCGGCTTTCTGATCCTGCTGGGACAGAATCCGATGGTCGACAGGCCGTCGCTGGACCGCGTCATCGACCGCGCCATGGCGCTCGATCTGGACGAAATCGACCTCGACGACATCAAGTGGATCACGCTCATGGTGATCTACAACCGGCCGGACACGGCTCACCTGTATGCCTACATGGAAGAGCTGGCCCAACCGGATGCGCTGCGGCGCCTGCAATAG
- the accC gene encoding acetyl-CoA carboxylase biotin carboxylase subunit: MFSKVVIANRGEIALRVLRACRELGIGTVAVHSTADRELIHVRLADESVCIGPPEPGKSYLNIPAIIAAAEVTDAEAIHPGYGFLSENAQFAESVEQSGFVFIGPRPDTIRQMGDKLAAIALMKELGVPTVPGSGGPLGDDEAENLRIAADIGYPVLIKAAGGGGGRGMRVVHTEAALNGAIATTGREAGAAFGNPVVYMEKYLTQPRHIEFQVLGDGEGAAIHLGERDCSVQRRHQKVIEEAPAPGITHEQRMRMGELCASVCRQMRYRGAGTFEFLYENGEFYFIEMNTRIQVEHPVTEAITGVDLVREQLRIAAGLGLGYRQEDITWRGHAIECRINAEDPVSFVPSPGRVTQFHAPGGPGIRFDSHLYDGYAVPPNYDSMVGKLIAHGADRDIALARVRTALLELIVDGIKTNTPLHLRLVDEGDFRRGGVSIHYLEKLLANA; the protein is encoded by the coding sequence ATGTTCTCCAAAGTGGTGATCGCCAACCGCGGCGAGATTGCGCTGCGCGTGCTGCGCGCCTGCCGGGAGCTGGGCATCGGCACGGTGGCGGTGCACTCGACCGCCGACCGCGAACTGATCCACGTGCGCCTGGCGGACGAATCGGTCTGCATCGGACCGCCCGAGCCGGGCAAGAGCTACCTGAACATCCCGGCCATCATCGCCGCCGCCGAAGTCACCGACGCCGAGGCCATCCACCCCGGCTACGGGTTCTTGTCCGAGAACGCGCAGTTCGCCGAAAGCGTCGAGCAGAGCGGCTTCGTGTTCATCGGCCCGCGGCCGGACACCATCCGCCAGATGGGCGACAAGCTCGCGGCCATTGCCCTGATGAAAGAACTGGGCGTGCCGACGGTGCCCGGTTCGGGCGGCCCGCTGGGCGATGACGAGGCCGAAAACCTGCGCATCGCGGCGGACATCGGCTACCCGGTGCTGATCAAGGCGGCCGGCGGCGGTGGCGGGCGCGGCATGCGCGTGGTGCACACGGAAGCCGCACTGAACGGCGCCATCGCCACCACCGGCCGGGAGGCCGGTGCGGCCTTCGGCAACCCGGTCGTGTACATGGAAAAGTACCTGACCCAGCCGCGGCACATCGAGTTCCAGGTGCTCGGCGACGGCGAGGGTGCGGCCATTCACCTGGGCGAGCGCGACTGCTCCGTCCAGCGCCGCCACCAGAAGGTGATCGAGGAAGCGCCCGCGCCGGGCATCACCCACGAGCAGCGTATGCGCATGGGCGAGCTGTGCGCCAGCGTGTGCCGGCAGATGCGCTATCGCGGGGCAGGGACCTTCGAGTTCCTGTACGAGAACGGCGAGTTCTACTTCATCGAAATGAACACGCGCATCCAGGTGGAACACCCGGTGACCGAGGCGATCACCGGCGTCGACCTGGTGCGCGAGCAGCTGCGGATCGCGGCCGGCCTGGGCCTGGGCTACCGGCAGGAAGACATCACCTGGCGCGGCCACGCCATCGAGTGCCGCATCAACGCCGAAGACCCGGTCAGCTTCGTGCCCTCGCCGGGGCGGGTGACGCAGTTCCATGCACCGGGCGGGCCGGGTATCCGCTTCGACTCGCACCTGTACGACGGTTACGCGGTGCCACCGAATTACGACTCGATGGTCGGCAAGCTGATCGCCCACGGCGCCGATCGCGACATTGCCCTGGCGCGCGTGCGCACGGCGCTGCTGGAGCTGATCGTGGACGGCATCAAGACCAACACGCCGCTGCATTTGCGCCTGGTGGACGAGGGCGATTTCCGCCGTGGCGGGGTCAGCATTCACTACCTGGAAAAGCTGCTGGCCAACGCCTGA
- the aroQ gene encoding type II 3-dehydroquinate dehydratase, whose protein sequence is MAKILLLHGPNLNLLGRREPAIYGHDTLSDIDARATAQVAAAGHELLCRQSNAEHQLIDWVQAAPGEGVAMIVINPGGYTHTSVALRDALAAVALPFIEVHLSNVAAREPFRRHSYFSDLALGTISGLGALGYELALTAALRRLGDPA, encoded by the coding sequence ATGGCCAAGATCCTGTTACTGCACGGCCCGAACCTGAACCTGCTCGGGCGCCGCGAGCCGGCCATCTACGGCCACGACACGCTGTCCGACATCGACGCCCGGGCGACGGCGCAGGTCGCCGCAGCCGGTCACGAGCTGCTTTGCCGGCAGAGCAACGCCGAGCATCAGCTGATCGACTGGGTGCAGGCAGCGCCCGGCGAGGGCGTGGCGATGATTGTCATCAACCCCGGCGGCTACACGCACACCAGCGTCGCCCTGCGCGACGCGCTGGCGGCGGTGGCGCTGCCGTTCATCGAAGTTCACCTGTCGAACGTGGCGGCGCGCGAGCCGTTTCGCCGACATTCGTATTTTTCCGACCTGGCGCTGGGCACCATCAGCGGTCTTGGCGCGCTCGGCTACGAGCTGGCGCTGACCGCGGCCCTGCGCCGGCTCGGCGATCCAGCCTGA
- the accB gene encoding acetyl-CoA carboxylase biotin carboxyl carrier protein — MDIRKIKKLMELVEQSGINELEVREGEESIRLSKAPAGVMMTPVAAPAAAAPVTAPTTAPAAPTQPAGYTQTAPMVGTFYRAASPDSAPFVEVGKQVAAGDVICIIEAMKLMNQIEADKAGVVAAILVEDGQPVEFGQPLVVIV; from the coding sequence ATGGATATCCGCAAGATCAAGAAGCTCATGGAGCTGGTGGAGCAATCCGGCATCAACGAGCTTGAGGTGCGCGAGGGCGAGGAGTCGATCCGCCTGAGCAAGGCACCGGCCGGCGTGATGATGACGCCGGTGGCAGCGCCGGCAGCTGCGGCTCCGGTGACCGCGCCGACGACCGCCCCCGCAGCGCCGACCCAGCCCGCCGGCTACACACAGACGGCCCCGATGGTCGGCACCTTCTACCGCGCCGCCTCGCCGGACAGTGCACCGTTCGTCGAGGTCGGCAAGCAGGTGGCGGCCGGGGACGTGATCTGCATCATCGAGGCCATGAAGTTGATGAACCAGATCGAGGCCGACAAGGCCGGCGTGGTGGCCGCCATACTGGTCGAGGACGGCCAGCCGGTGGAGTTCGGCCAGCCGCTCGTCGTCATCGTCTGA
- the fmt gene encoding methionyl-tRNA formyltransferase: MNIVFAGTAPFAVPSLQALLAAGHTVRAVYTQPDRPAGRGRKLSPSAVKLAALEAGIEVCQPVSLRTAQAAAELAAFAPDLLVVVAYGLILPPAILGAARLGALNVHGSLLPRWRGAAPVERALLAGDAQTGVCIMQMDVGLDTGPVFLQRPTPILANDTGGSLRERLAQLGAEALIEVVAGLEVGVAVATPQPAEGACYAAKIDKREAQLDWTQPAQVLERTVRAFAPAPLAWTVWRGQRLRVGGAQLGLGSGPPGQVLSAGPSGIEVACGAGSLLLTHVQPEGGRMLPAREFLAGRKLVAGERLEAPAPG, from the coding sequence TTGAACATCGTTTTTGCCGGCACGGCGCCGTTTGCCGTGCCGAGCCTGCAGGCACTACTGGCTGCCGGGCACACCGTGCGCGCCGTATACACACAGCCTGACCGGCCGGCGGGCCGGGGGCGCAAGCTGAGTCCATCCGCAGTCAAGCTGGCGGCGCTGGAGGCGGGTATCGAGGTGTGTCAGCCGGTCAGCCTGCGCACGGCCCAGGCCGCTGCAGAACTGGCCGCATTCGCGCCGGACCTGCTGGTGGTGGTGGCTTACGGACTGATTCTGCCGCCGGCCATCCTGGGCGCGGCGCGCCTGGGCGCGCTCAACGTGCACGGCTCGCTGCTGCCGCGCTGGCGCGGTGCGGCGCCGGTGGAGCGGGCGCTGCTGGCCGGCGATGCCCAGACCGGCGTGTGCATCATGCAGATGGATGTCGGTCTGGACACCGGGCCGGTGTTTCTGCAGCGCCCGACGCCCATTCTGGCGAACGACACCGGCGGCAGCCTGCGCGAGCGCCTGGCGCAGCTTGGCGCCGAGGCTCTGATCGAGGTGGTGGCAGGTCTCGAGGTCGGTGTCGCGGTCGCCACACCCCAGCCGGCCGAGGGCGCCTGTTACGCCGCCAAGATCGACAAGCGCGAGGCGCAGCTGGACTGGACGCAACCGGCGCAGGTGCTGGAACGCACCGTGCGCGCCTTTGCGCCGGCGCCGCTGGCCTGGACCGTGTGGCGAGGCCAACGGCTGCGTGTCGGCGGGGCGCAGCTGGGCCTTGGCAGCGGACCGCCGGGACAGGTGCTCAGCGCCGGGCCGTCGGGCATCGAGGTGGCCTGTGGCGCGGGCAGCCTGTTGCTCACCCATGTGCAGCCGGAAGGCGGACGCATGTTGCCGGCGCGGGAATTCCTGGCCGGGCGAAAGCTGGTGGCCGGCGAGCGATTGGAAGCGCCCGCCCCAGGTTGA